The following proteins come from a genomic window of Bactrocera dorsalis isolate Fly_Bdor chromosome 6, ASM2337382v1, whole genome shotgun sequence:
- the LOC125779181 gene encoding uncharacterized protein LOC125779181 — protein sequence MPERIISDRGTAFTSKAFQKFCNENNVKHILNAVRTPRANGHAERASYPCYYLLLMRKDDGTTNYVKYNGALIPSRIKPQVVHHSDYFMGTCLETSSKTYNEGDLVLTTNEPISSGTSRKLEPRFTGPFIITKVLPNDRYVIEDLPHAERTQRHYKAVFASDQLKTWCMLPPDDPDDIDNEDESTMGEGATLGQESRL from the coding sequence ATGCCTGAACGTATCATATCCGACCGAGGAACggccttcacttcaaaagcgttCCAAAAGTTTTGCAATGAAAACAACGTCAAACATATTCTCAACGCAGTGCGGACGCCACGCGCTAACGGACACGCTGAACGAGCATCCTATCCATGCTACTACCTTTTACTGATGAGGAAAGACGATGGGACGACAAATTACGTCAAATACAATGGAGCATTAATACCATCCCGAATAAAACCACAAGTTGTACACCATTCCGACTACTTTATGGGTACGTGCCTCGAGACATCCTCGAAGACGTACAACGAAGGTGACCTCGTATTGACTACAAACGAACCAATAAGCTCCGGTACATCACGTAAATTAGAACCACGATTCACAGGACCATTCATCATCACCAAAGTCCTGCCAAATGATCGTTATGTAATTGAAGACTTACCTCATGCCGAGCGAACGCAACGTCACTACAAAGCCGTATTTGCATCAGATCAACTTAAAACTTGGTGCATGTTACCACCAGATGATCCAGACGACATAGACAACGAAGATGAGAGCACCATGGGCGAGGGCGCCACATTGGGTCAGGAAAGCCGACtgtaa